A segment of the Leptospiraceae bacterium genome:
GTTGCTTGATTAGAAAACGATCCTTCTGGCCCTAAATATCCAACATCTAATGCTTTTTCAATTGCAATCGAACCTGACATGATTTCCCGATAAATAGATATCAAAGTTTGATCGGAAAGAGGTCCGGGGTTATTCGTTGTTACCTTCTTATAAACTTCTTTTTCTCTATCGGGGCGAAATATTTCTTCTCCTTTCGCACGTTTAACTTCTCCAATTTTACTAGCAATCGATGCTCTCTCTTGGATTTTACTTACAATTTCATTATCAAGTTCATCAATACGTATTCTTAGATGGGATAAGTCTTCACTCATTAAATATTTCTTCCTCTTCTTTTTGGGGTGATAAGTCCTCTAAGTCTTCAAACTTTAATTCTTTCACTTCTACAGGCATTGGTAAATCAGAAAGTTTATTCAAACCAAAATGAATTAGAAACTCATTTGTAGTCCCATACAGTGTAGGTCTTCCTGGAACTTCTTTTTGTCCAACTGCTTTGACTAATTTTTTTGCAATCAGTGTTGATACCATATTTCGTGAGGATACTCCTCGTATTTCGTCAATTTCTGGCAACGTAATTGGCTGTTTGTAGGAAATAATGGCTAAAGTATCGAGAGTTCCACGCGAAAGAGTTTCTCTTTTTTTCTCTTTAAAAATACTTCCCAATACCTTATAATAAGCTTCATTGGTTAAGAATTGATATCCGCCGGCAATTTCCTTTAGTAAAAATCCCCCATTTTTTTCAGAGTAATCTAACATGAGTTCATCAATTAAATCACGGACATAGGACTTTTCTAATTTCACTGAATCTGCAAGACTTGCTAACTTTACAGGTTCCCCTGAAAGAAAAATCAATGCCTCTATAAGACCTTTATTATATTCTTTTGTATTTTGATTATTTTCCAATATCAACTGACCAAAAATATTTTGATATTTCCAAACATCTTATGCTGTTTGATTGCAACTTTTTTCAACTTTACTATTTCCAAAAGTGCTAAAAAAGAAAAAACGATATCATACGTATCTGGTTCAGTAGAATCAAATATGTCTGAAAAATCAATTTCACCTCTCTGTATTAGTAACTCTTCAATCGTTTTGATTTTTTTATCGATCGAATAATCCTGATCTGCTATTAACAAATTAGGAATTTCTTCATTAATCGCTCTTGTTTCTAAGATATTATTAAACGCAGAAATTAAATCTAGTAAATCTAAATCTAACCAATTTTCATCGGCAGGGAAATCAATTAAAATTTGATTCGATTCTCTTTTGAACACACCTGCACTGATTTCATCTATTTCGCCTAACTTTCTTCCTGCTAGCTGAAATTTTTTATGCTCTAATAATTTTTCTACGAGTTCTTTCGGTAGTTTAGCTTCCGATTCAAATTCTTCAAATCCCGGATTAGGCAATAGCGACTTTGATTTCAAATAAACTAAATTAGCCGCCATTTTGATAAATTCAGTACTAAGCTCAATAGAAATTGTCTTCGAGAGTTGAATAAATTTTATAAAGTCTTCTGTAATTTTTGAAAGAGCTACATCAAAAATATCTACTTTATAACTTTCGATCAAACTCCAGAGTAATGAAAGAGGACCTTCGGAATAACCTCCGTCTGGATTATTCCATCGGATTGTAAATGGAAGAGAATCTTTTTCTTCTTGTACTTCAGTATCTTCCATTGATTCAAATCTTAAATCCCGAGTGCTTTCGCTGCTGCCTGCTGTAGTCTTTCAGGTGGAAAAGGTTTAACAACAAAGTCTTTCACTCCCATTTTAATAGCTTTAGCTAATAGGTCTTCCTGTCCGAGAGCTGTTACCATGATTACTTTTGCTTTTGGATCCATTTTGATTATTTCACCTGTCGCAACAATTCCATCTTTTTCTCTCATAGTTATATCCATTGTAACTAAATCGGGGCGTAACAATTTATATTGCTCTACCGCAATATTTCCATTCTCCGCTTCCCCTACAATAGTATGACCGACTGCTGTTAAAGCATCCTTAACTAGGGTTCGCATAAATTTAGCGTCATCCACAACCAAAATCTTGGCCATTTTAATTTCCTCTTTCTTTAATGATACGTATTATATTAGGAACAATTTCTGCTAATGGAATAACTTGATCAATCCCACCACCTTCAATAGCTTGTCTGTTCATCCCATAAATTACTGATGTTTTTTCATCTTGTGCTAATGTAACTCCACCCACTTCTTTGACTCTTTTTATTGAATCAGCCCCGTCTTTCCCCATCCCTGTCATAATTACTCCCACTAAAGCATTACCGTAGCAAGCCCTTAAACTGTCAAATGTTACATCGACTGATGGCCTATGTCCATTCACTAAAGGTCCTTGCTCTAATCCAATAGAAATATTCTGCTCTTTCTTATGGATCTTCATATGGTAATTTC
Coding sequences within it:
- the scpB gene encoding SMC-Scp complex subunit ScpB, giving the protein MENNQNTKEYNKGLIEALIFLSGEPVKLASLADSVKLEKSYVRDLIDELMLDYSEKNGGFLLKEIAGGYQFLTNEAYYKVLGSIFKEKKRETLSRGTLDTLAIISYKQPITLPEIDEIRGVSSRNMVSTLIAKKLVKAVGQKEVPGRPTLYGTTNEFLIHFGLNKLSDLPMPVEVKELKFEDLEDLSPQKEEEEIFNE
- a CDS encoding response regulator, producing MAKILVVDDAKFMRTLVKDALTAVGHTIVGEAENGNIAVEQYKLLRPDLVTMDITMREKDGIVATGEIIKMDPKAKVIMVTALGQEDLLAKAIKMGVKDFVVKPFPPERLQQAAAKALGI
- a CDS encoding segregation/condensation protein A gives rise to the protein MEDTEVQEEKDSLPFTIRWNNPDGGYSEGPLSLLWSLIESYKVDIFDVALSKITEDFIKFIQLSKTISIELSTEFIKMAANLVYLKSKSLLPNPGFEEFESEAKLPKELVEKLLEHKKFQLAGRKLGEIDEISAGVFKRESNQILIDFPADENWLDLDLLDLISAFNNILETRAINEEIPNLLIADQDYSIDKKIKTIEELLIQRGEIDFSDIFDSTEPDTYDIVFSFLALLEIVKLKKVAIKQHKMFGNIKIFLVS